From Camelina sativa cultivar DH55 chromosome 7, Cs, whole genome shotgun sequence, one genomic window encodes:
- the LOC104701226 gene encoding pentatricopeptide repeat-containing protein At1g66345, mitochondrial-like: MRRLLKQQQWRPFVSATKLNNGFFFSSKTNPNPNEHQQTLINAISKSLQSNDTWETLSTKFSSTDLSDSLVYQILLRFKQPETAKRALTFFHWSAHTRNLRHVTTSYAVAIHILVRSRLLIDARALIESSISNSDSDLVDSLLDTYEVSSSTPLVFDLVVQCYAKIRYLESGFEVFKRICSSGFSPSVITLNTLIHFAAKSNRIDLVWRIYEFAIDKRVYPNEATIRIMISVLCKEGRLKEVVDLLDRIHGKRCSPPVIVNTSLVFRVLESNRIEESMSLLKRLLMKNMVVDTIGYSTVVYAKTREGDLESARKVFDEMLQRGFSGNAFVYTAFVKVCCERGEVEEAERLMSEMECSGINPYEETFDCLIEGCARFGSEEKGLEYCEVMVARGLLPSCYAFNEMVKRLRKIENVDRANDVLTKSIDNGFVPDEHTYSYLIQGFVEGGDIEQALKLFYEMEYRKISPGFEVFRALITGLCSCGKVEAGEKYLRIMKRRLIQPNEDIYEALSKAFHKIRDETNADRVYDEMISIR; encoded by the coding sequence ATGCGCCGCTTACTAAAACAACAACAGTGGCGTCCCTTCGTTTCTGCAACAAAACTCaacaatggcttcttcttctcatccaaAACTAATCCAAATCCAAACGAACACCAACAAACCCTCATCAACGCCATCTCCAAATCCTTACAATCAAACGACACCTGGGAAACTCTCTCCACCAAATTCTCCTCCACTGATCTATCAGACTCCCTCGTCTACCAAATCCTTCTCCGATTCAAACAACCCGAAACAGCGAAACGAGCTTTAACCTTCTTCCACTGGTCAGCTCACACACGAAACCTCCGCCACGTAACAACCTCTTACGCCGTCGCGATTCACATCCTCGTTAGATCTCGTTTACTCATCGACGCTCGAGCTTTGATCGAATCGTCTATTTCCAATTCAGATTCAGATTTAGTCGATTCGTTGTTGGATACTTACGAGGTCTCTTCCTCTACACCACTCGTGTTTGATTTGGTTGTTCAATGTTACGCTAAGATTAGGTATTTGGAATCAGGATTCGAAGTTTTCAAGAGAATTTGTAGTTCTGGATTTTCTCCTAGTGTGATTACTTTGAATACGTTGATCCACTTCGCTGCGAAATCGAATCGGATCGATCTCGTTTGGAGGATTTACGAGTTCGCGATTGATAAGAGAGTGTATCCGAACGAGGCAACGATTCGGATTATGATCAGTGTGTTGTGTAAAGAAGGGAGATTGAAAGAAGTTGTTGATTTGTTAGATAGGATTCATGGGAAGAGATGTTCACCTCCTGTGATTGTTAATACTAGTTTGGTGTTTCGTGTTTTGGAATCGAATCGTATCGAGGAGAGTATGAGTTTGTTGAAGAGATTGTTGATGAAGAACATGGTTGTTGATACGATTGGTTACTCGACTGTTGTGTACGCGAAGACGAGAGAAGGGGATTTGGAGTCTGCGCGGAAGGTGTTTGACGAAATGCTTCAGAGAGGTTTTAGTGGGAATGCGTTTGTTTATACGGCTTTTGTTAAGGTTTGTTGCGAAAGAGGTGAGGTTGAAGAAGCGGAGCGGTTGATGAGTGAGATGGAGTGTTCTGGAATCAATCCGTATGAGGAAACTTTTGATTGTCTTATCGAGGGATGTGCGAGATTCGGGAGTGAAGAGAAAGGTTTGGAGTATTGCGAGGTAATGGTAGCGAGAGGGCTTTTGCCTAGTTGCTATGCTTTCAATGAGATGGTTAAGAGACTAAGAAAGATTGAGAATGTAGATCGCGCTAATGATGTTCTAACGAAGTCTATAGATAACGGGTTTGTCCCTGATGAACATACGTATTCTTATCTGATTCAAGGATTTGTGGAAGGAGGCGATATTGAACAAGCGCTTAAGCTGTTCTACGAGATGGAATATCGAAAAATCTCTCCCGGTTTTGAGGTGTTCAGGGCACTAATAACTGGACTTTGTTCTTGTGGTAAAGTTGAAGCCGGAGAAAAGTATTTGAGAATTATGAAAAGGAGATTGATACAGCCTAATGAAGATATATATGAGGCATTGAGTAAGGCGTTCCATAAAATTCGCGATGAAACAAATGCTGATAGAGTTTATGATGAGATGATTTCAATCAGATGA
- the LOC109125448 gene encoding uncharacterized protein At3g60930, chloroplastic-like, producing the protein MSPPKSSSGKTVKPLILGVYGPHQPSILSAENIAEFRGSTGIPPEIEIRFPEAHESLENPPPGYGCAFEIFFSACGLSFPLPELIVKMMFELGFALPQKCPNFVRTVMCLQTLGEQFDYKLSLADFLQVYTVKTGRTKGTLYVNPLSGLKVFDDLPEKDEKWRKSYFFFPVNELTFGHLSISISDYFECGLICPIFCEIFSRFCSQGQIAWDSFSCERIRESTVRLRGRSLVCSDPISTSEMNYREERACRLAEKEAKLNMAAALAEGKARLPTKKSGSSAPEVGGTPASPAGPFELLAGATDPSEPLVIVIADSSDEPREIAAPPVSKEAFWWSQLPAN; encoded by the exons ATGTCTCCTCCAAAGTCCTCATCGGGTAAAACCGTGAAACCTTTGATTCTGGGTGTTTATGGTCCCCATCAACCGTCAATTCTCTCTGCGGAGAATATAGCTGAGTTTAGAGGATCTACCGGGATTCCGCCTGAGATTGAGATCAGGTTCCCGGAAGCTCATGAATCTCTGGAGAATCCTCCTCCGGGCTACGGTTGCGCGTTTGAGATATTTTTCTCTGCGTGCGGACTATCGTTCCCCCTTCCTGAACTCATCGTAAAGATGATGTTCGAACTGGGCTTTGCTCTCCCCCAGAAGTGCCCGAACTTCGTTCGAACCGTAATGTGTCTCCAGACTCTGGGGGAGCAGTTTGATTACAAGCTATCCCTGGCCGACTTTCTTCAGGTTTACACGGTGAAAACAGGTCGTACCAAGGGCACGCTTTACGTCAATCCGCTCTCCGGGCTGAAGGTCTTTGATGACCTTCCCGAGAAGGACGAGAAATGGCGGAAGTCTTACTTCTTTTTCCCGGTTAACGAACTCACCTTTGGTCACCTCTCGA TTTCCATCTCAGATTACTTCGAGTGCGGGTTGATTTGCCCTATCTTTTGCGAGATTTTCTCGAGGTTCTGCAGCCAGGGCCAGATCGCCTGGGATTCCTTTTCGTGTGAAAGGATTAGGGAGTCCACGGTGAGGCTCAGAGGACGTTCTCTCGTTTGCTCCGACCCCATAAGCACTTCGGAGATGAACTATAGAGAAGAAAGGGCTTGTCGACTTGCTGAGAAGGAGGCAAAGCTAAACATGGCGGCGGCTCTTGCCGAGGGCAAAGCTCGCCTTCCTACCAAGAAGTCTGGTTCGTCCGCCCCTGAGGTAGGCGGGACTCCCGCATCCCCTGCTGGCCCTTTCGAGCTCCTCGCAGGTGCAACCGATCCGTCCGAACCTCTCGTGATTGTCATAGCTGATTCTAGTGACGAGCCACGGGAGATCGCAGCTCCCCCCGTCAGCAAAGAAGCCTTCTGGTGGAGTCAGCTCCCAGCGAACTGA
- the LOC109125449 gene encoding uncharacterized protein At3g60930, chloroplastic-like yields MSPPKSSSGKTVKPLILGVYGPHQPSILSAENIAEFRGSTGIPPEIEIRFPEAHESLENPPPGYGCAFEIFFSACGLSFPLPELIVKMMFELGFALPQKCPNFVRTVMCLQTLGEQFDYKLSLADFLQVYTVKTGRTKGTLYVNPLSGLKVFDDLPEKDEKWRKSYFFFPVNELTFGHLSISISDYFECGLICPIFCEIFSRFCSQGQIAWDSFSCERIRESTVRLRGRFLICSDPISTSEMNYREERACRLAEKEAKLNMAAALAEGKARLPTKKSGSSAPEVGGTPASPAGPFELLAGATDPSEPLVIVIADSSDEPREIAAPPVSKEAFWWSQLPAN; encoded by the exons ATGTCTCCTCCAAAGTCCTCATCGGGTAAAACCGTGAAACCTTTGATTCTGGGTGTTTATGGTCCCCATCAACCGTCAATTCTCTCTGCGGAGAATATAGCTGAGTTTAGAGGATCTACCGGGATTCCGCCTGAGATTGAGATCAGGTTCCCGGAAGCTCATGAATCTCTGGAGAATCCTCCTCCGGGCTACGGTTGCGCGTTTGAGATATTTTTCTCTGCGTGCGGACTATCGTTCCCCCTTCCTGAACTCATCGTAAAGATGATGTTCGAACTGGGCTTTGCTCTCCCCCAGAAGTGCCCGAACTTCGTTCGAACCGTAATGTGTCTCCAGACTCTGGGGGAGCAGTTTGATTACAAGCTATCCCTGGCCGACTTTCTTCAGGTTTACACGGTGAAAACAGGTCGTACCAAGGGCACGCTTTACGTCAATCCGCTCTCCGGGCTGAAGGTCTTTGATGACCTTCCCGAGAAGGACGAGAAATGGCGGAAGTCTTACTTCTTTTTCCCGGTTAACGAACTCACCTTTGGTCACCTCTCGA TTTCCATCTCAGATTACTTCGAGTGCGGGTTGATTTGCCCTATCTTTTGCGAGATTTTCTCGAGGTTCTGCAGCCAGGGCCAGATCGCCTGGGATTCCTTTTCGTGTGAAAGGATTAGGGAGTCCACGGTGAGGCTCAGAGGACGTTTTCTCATTTGCTCCGACCCCATAAGCACTTCGGAGATGAACTATAGAGAAGAAAGGGCTTGTCGACTTGCTGAGAAGGAGGCAAAGCTAAACATGGCGGCGGCTCTTGCCGAGGGCAAAGCTCGCCTTCCTACCAAGAAGTCTGGTTCGTCCGCCCCTGAGGTAGGCGGGACTCCCGCATCCCCTGCTGGCCCTTTCGAGCTCCTCGCAGGTGCAACCGATCCGTCCGAACCTCTCGTGATTGTCATAGCTGATTCTAGTGACGAGCCACGGGAGATCGCAGCTCCCCCCGTCAGCAAAGAAGCCTTCTGGTGGAGTCAGCTCCCAGCGAACTGA